In the Coleofasciculus chthonoplastes PCC 7420 genome, one interval contains:
- a CDS encoding FHA domain-containing protein: protein MYIQLTWEDPEMGEVKRSLLAAPIAIGRELDQMPEYWGGESVSRLELANPEISRFHVLITVANNQIYITDQRSANGTFLNGRPLRQANQPISFKDTLRMGPYKMTATLVHSNDLNATAQSPNVASFKPSVKSIPQKKVVIWAIGIGVLLLTTFGAWAVASTILERSRPQPSPTAPSSSSLVK from the coding sequence ATGTATATTCAATTAACCTGGGAAGATCCAGAAATGGGGGAAGTCAAGCGATCGCTCTTAGCTGCACCGATCGCGATCGGTCGAGAATTGGATCAAATGCCAGAGTATTGGGGAGGAGAGTCGGTATCTCGGTTAGAACTGGCTAACCCAGAGATCTCCCGGTTTCATGTCCTGATTACGGTGGCAAATAACCAAATTTATATTACCGATCAACGCAGTGCTAACGGTACCTTTCTGAATGGGCGACCCCTGCGTCAAGCCAATCAACCGATTTCGTTTAAAGATACCCTACGGATGGGTCCCTATAAAATGACCGCCACCTTAGTCCACAGTAATGACCTGAACGCCACCGCCCAGAGTCCCAATGTAGCCAGTTTTAAACCGTCGGTGAAGTCTATCCCCCAAAAGAAAGTAGTGATCTGGGCGATTGGGATCGGCGTTCTCTTGTTAACCACATTTGGCGCCTGGGCAGTAGCCAGCACAATTTTAGAGCGATCGCGCCCTCAACCGTCGCCCACAGCGCCGTCTAGCAGTAGTCTGGTGAAATGA
- a CDS encoding protein kinase domain-containing protein, producing MSFNLFRRFQSTNTDQPLGGRYKIERQLGIGGFGQTFLAQDLHLPGHPQCVIKQLKPKTTDPASLETARRLFDTEAQVLYQLGNHDQIPRLLAHFEENQEFYLAQELILGNPLTQELKKGQQWLESKTIALLQDILQVLAYVHEQNVIHRDIKPSNLIRRQPDGKIVLIDFGAVKQVTTQFSHPQSGQTNLTISIGTQGYVPKEQLGGQPRFSSDVYAVGLLGIQALTGTHPRLLRENPETGEIQWRDLAPHVSLNLAEILDQMIRYDFRDRYQTATEALNALQRLSSDIPASDTTQRLPDSSDTTASIPGSTSTQIWTPTHPPTPSPSTTSSTQLPETWRNSQPASGSSVPTIVTPGSNPKRGLNLWWVVAILGIVGGTAGVATTRLIPQFTSKTTNQSQELTVNSANSATQPSPTSSLDSSPTEETTTNPSSDSKSPTSEQPTPDTPKTGEQPSPVPSPESTPSPSVKKSPPVTQNPAPPKPATPTPTPLAPKPTKVQPTPSPVPSASPSPNTANAKTHWQRCYDLNTQQRPQEAIQACDRALAINPDYPEALWSKGAALDQLGRHQEALNLYEKATTLKPDFAEAWINQGVALILLGQPEKAIPILDRAIQLKPNSANAWINKAEAYMELERYDDAIASLKKALEIQPNNEYAATMLIAAEAKK from the coding sequence ATGAGTTTCAATCTTTTCCGTCGCTTTCAATCCACGAATACGGATCAACCCCTCGGTGGACGCTATAAAATCGAGCGTCAACTAGGAATAGGTGGATTTGGTCAAACCTTTCTGGCGCAAGATCTCCATTTACCTGGACACCCTCAATGTGTGATTAAGCAACTTAAACCGAAAACCACTGACCCCGCCAGCCTAGAAACCGCTAGACGCCTATTTGACACCGAAGCTCAAGTTCTCTATCAACTGGGTAATCATGACCAAATTCCCCGGCTGCTGGCACATTTTGAAGAGAATCAGGAATTTTATTTAGCACAAGAATTAATTCTTGGCAATCCCCTCACCCAGGAATTGAAAAAAGGTCAACAATGGTTAGAATCTAAAACCATTGCCCTACTACAGGATATTCTCCAGGTTTTGGCGTATGTCCATGAGCAAAATGTCATTCATCGCGATATCAAACCCTCTAATCTGATTCGCCGCCAGCCGGATGGCAAAATTGTCTTGATTGACTTTGGTGCGGTAAAGCAAGTCACCACCCAATTTAGTCATCCTCAATCGGGACAAACTAATTTAACCATTTCCATTGGTACTCAAGGCTATGTTCCTAAAGAACAGTTGGGTGGACAACCCCGGTTTAGTAGTGATGTGTATGCGGTGGGTCTATTAGGGATTCAAGCCTTAACCGGGACACATCCTCGATTGCTGCGGGAAAATCCAGAGACGGGGGAAATTCAGTGGCGTGATTTAGCCCCTCATGTTAGTCTCAACTTGGCTGAAATTCTGGATCAGATGATCCGGTATGATTTCCGCGATCGCTATCAAACTGCTACCGAAGCCTTAAACGCCCTGCAACGTCTATCCAGCGATATTCCAGCCTCCGATACAACGCAACGATTACCCGATTCCTCAGACACCACAGCATCGATTCCGGGATCAACCTCAACTCAGATTTGGACACCCACTCATCCTCCAACTCCATCCCCATCAACCACCAGTAGTACTCAGTTACCCGAAACCTGGCGGAATTCCCAACCCGCATCAGGGAGTTCGGTTCCCACAATCGTTACACCGGGTTCAAACCCAAAACGAGGGCTTAATCTTTGGTGGGTTGTAGCAATTTTAGGCATTGTCGGCGGAACGGCTGGAGTCGCGACAACACGGCTGATTCCGCAGTTTACCAGCAAAACGACGAATCAGAGTCAGGAGTTAACTGTTAATTCTGCGAACTCTGCAACTCAACCATCGCCCACATCATCCCTTGACTCTTCCCCCACCGAAGAGACAACAACGAATCCCAGTTCAGACTCAAAATCACCTACCTCTGAACAGCCTACTCCTGATACACCAAAAACAGGTGAACAACCGTCTCCTGTTCCTTCACCGGAATCAACTCCTTCCCCTTCTGTGAAAAAGTCACCCCCAGTCACTCAAAATCCTGCACCCCCCAAACCCGCAACGCCAACACCAACTCCCCTAGCGCCAAAGCCAACCAAGGTTCAGCCAACACCATCACCCGTTCCATCGGCTTCTCCTTCCCCTAATACCGCCAACGCCAAAACCCATTGGCAACGCTGCTATGATTTAAACACCCAGCAGCGTCCCCAAGAAGCGATTCAGGCGTGCGATCGCGCTTTAGCCATTAATCCTGATTATCCTGAAGCCTTGTGGAGTAAAGGCGCAGCATTAGATCAGTTAGGAAGACACCAAGAAGCGCTAAACCTCTACGAAAAAGCCACAACCCTGAAGCCAGATTTTGCCGAAGCCTGGATTAATCAAGGTGTTGCTTTAATTTTATTAGGTCAACCGGAGAAAGCGATTCCTATTCTTGATCGCGCCATTCAGCTTAAACCCAATTCCGCCAACGCCTGGATTAACAAAGCCGAAGCCTATATGGAATTAGAACGGTATGATGACGCGATCGCATCTCTAAAAAAGGCGCTGGAAATTCAACCCAATAACGAATATGCTGCAACCATGTTAATCGCAGCCGAGGCGAAAAAATGA
- a CDS encoding four helix bundle protein, which yields MSRNMLKSHRDLEVYKMALDSAMIIFELSKKFPVEERYSLTDQIRRSSRSVCANLAEAWRKRRYEAAFIAKLNDCEAEAAETQTWIEFAVKCSYMDIQVGREVYGTYNQVLTGFVNMINNPSPWLMKHQIYPINLPN from the coding sequence ATGAGTAGAAACATGTTGAAAAGCCATAGAGACTTAGAAGTTTATAAGATGGCGCTTGATTCAGCAATGATAATTTTTGAGTTATCCAAAAAATTTCCTGTAGAGGAGCGATATTCTTTAACTGACCAGATTCGTCGTTCTTCTCGCTCAGTTTGTGCCAATCTAGCAGAAGCATGGCGTAAAAGACGATATGAAGCTGCTTTCATCGCTAAACTAAATGACTGCGAAGCAGAAGCGGCTGAAACTCAAACTTGGATAGAGTTTGCTGTTAAATGTAGCTATATGGATATTCAAGTCGGTCGAGAAGTTTATGGAACGTACAACCAAGTTTTAACAGGTTTCGTCAACATGATCAACAATCCTTCACCCTGGCTTATGAAGCATCAAATTTATCCAATTAATTTACCCAATTAG
- a CDS encoding mechanosensitive ion channel domain-containing protein, whose amino-acid sequence MALLTLLLTLNPFPSVAQTSPTNHNDKAPIVLDGRVLLQVRSLNNNYTAENRAKRINDILAQAVQSSQPVSVEVNQTEDQTTLTIPSLLESDHLLTVTDKDVLPELTALQQARIWQRILEKAFVQAQFERSPAYIRQALGFVLGAILVAIAIHLGLLFLGKWVSHRLRVWLGQPTSSFHAWEDPAQFMVRLARLGLQGGLWIAIAYYVTDLFPASRIWRYELFDFIAKVFDILNAPVISLGSSKYSALELLLLLGLTVGLWFAVSSLTKLFKSYVLAHTGAEPRLQEVITVLTQYVLTFLGWIVLLQIWGLDVGSLTILASVLGVGIGFGVQNIANNFISGIIITFERPIQIGDFVKVGDLLGTVERIGARSTEICTLDQVTIIVPNSRFLETEVINWSHGNPISRLRIPVGVAYGSDIEKVQTALLEAIKNHPEVLLQPPPQVWFQGFGESSLDFDLLVWTGEPKKQFKVKSDLNYRIEACLRHHRIEIPFPQRDLHLRSPKLDEIFNLLLDRDSSTFSPRSIEPANENQSNHTPHSQPQDSLTSTTEISGSVSRTITPAKTLTETEIEALVAAMRGADGVEIKDRRYRGNLYPQCFIGAEAVEWLAQRTQSSRQEAIRIGQIFIDSGIIHHVLDDYAFQDDYSFYRFYQDNF is encoded by the coding sequence TTGGCATTGCTGACGCTACTGCTGACGCTGAACCCATTTCCCAGCGTTGCCCAAACCTCCCCAACCAATCATAATGACAAAGCACCCATCGTGCTAGATGGTCGCGTTTTACTACAGGTAAGAAGTTTAAATAATAACTATACAGCCGAAAATCGGGCAAAGCGGATTAACGATATTTTGGCGCAAGCGGTGCAATCCTCTCAACCTGTCAGCGTTGAAGTGAATCAGACAGAGGATCAAACCACGCTAACTATTCCTTCCTTGCTTGAGTCAGACCATTTACTCACTGTAACCGATAAGGATGTCCTACCAGAACTAACGGCTCTTCAGCAAGCCCGAATTTGGCAGAGAATTCTGGAAAAGGCATTTGTGCAAGCCCAATTTGAGCGATCGCCCGCCTATATTCGTCAGGCGTTAGGCTTTGTCCTTGGGGCGATACTGGTTGCGATCGCCATTCATCTGGGTTTACTGTTTCTAGGAAAATGGGTATCTCATCGCTTGAGAGTGTGGCTAGGACAACCCACCTCCTCATTTCACGCCTGGGAAGATCCCGCCCAATTCATGGTACGCCTTGCCCGACTAGGGTTACAGGGCGGATTATGGATCGCGATCGCCTATTATGTGACCGATTTGTTTCCCGCCAGTCGGATTTGGCGCTATGAGTTATTTGATTTTATCGCTAAGGTTTTTGATATTCTCAATGCGCCAGTGATTAGCTTAGGTAGTAGTAAATATTCTGCCCTAGAATTACTATTGCTTTTGGGCTTAACTGTTGGATTGTGGTTTGCGGTTAGTTCTCTGACTAAGCTGTTTAAATCCTATGTCTTAGCCCACACCGGGGCTGAACCCAGATTGCAAGAGGTGATTACTGTCCTCACTCAGTATGTTCTCACCTTTCTCGGATGGATTGTCCTGTTACAAATTTGGGGTTTAGATGTTGGATCTTTAACCATTCTTGCCAGTGTCCTCGGTGTGGGGATTGGGTTTGGGGTTCAGAATATTGCCAATAACTTTATTAGCGGGATTATTATTACCTTTGAACGCCCTATCCAAATCGGTGATTTTGTCAAAGTGGGTGATTTACTGGGAACCGTAGAACGCATCGGCGCACGCAGTACGGAGATTTGTACGTTAGATCAAGTCACCATTATCGTACCCAACTCCCGCTTTTTAGAGACTGAGGTAATTAACTGGAGTCATGGGAACCCGATTTCTCGGCTGCGGATTCCTGTGGGTGTGGCGTATGGTTCAGATATCGAGAAAGTGCAAACCGCCTTACTTGAAGCTATCAAAAATCATCCCGAAGTGCTGCTGCAACCGCCGCCTCAGGTATGGTTTCAGGGGTTTGGGGAGAGTTCCCTCGACTTTGATTTATTGGTGTGGACTGGAGAACCGAAGAAACAGTTTAAAGTTAAAAGTGATCTCAACTATCGGATTGAAGCCTGTCTGCGCCATCATAGGATTGAGATTCCCTTTCCGCAACGGGATTTACATCTGCGATCGCCTAAACTTGACGAAATTTTCAATCTGTTATTAGATCGGGATTCATCGACATTTTCTCCTCGATCAATTGAGCCTGCGAATGAGAATCAATCCAACCATACTCCCCATTCTCAACCGCAAGACTCGCTCACGTCTACGACTGAGATATCCGGATCAGTATCCCGGACAATCACTCCAGCCAAAACCCTAACCGAGACAGAAATTGAAGCATTAGTTGCAGCGATGCGGGGTGCAGATGGTGTGGAAATAAAAGATCGTCGCTATCGAGGAAATCTTTATCCTCAATGCTTCATTGGTGCAGAAGCCGTGGAATGGCTAGCACAACGGACTCAGAGTTCTCGACAAGAAGCGATTCGCATCGGACAAATTTTCATTGATAGCGGTATTATTCATCATGTTCTTGATGACTATGCATTCCAAGATGATTATTCATTTTACCGATTTTATCAGGATAATTTCTGA
- a CDS encoding trypsin-like peptidase domain-containing protein: MINLKNEDRQQLIALLKDIPELSNERSRRQFLAEAGLTPLLPRLDLSGSPFVAISEIITNLLNYGRLSYDREALGVFLNALKIFNIVGVQQQQFVDRLLTDYEMMTPIATLPPIDQWQGRETPTDIFEKIIGESTLRPIAFLQQGINVARSVAYIGVRSPQGNWSGSGFLIGADLLLTNHHVLPRADLLPHTIFRFNYEENFQGEAQQTDEYRAQVDGIFQTNSALDYTLVQLVGEPGTQWGWLSLVETTIRRRERVNIIQHPLGQPKQISLQNNFVEYLGGDVVQYVTSTLNGSSGSPVFNDRWDVVALHHAGGNILEPTTQRRYFRNEGILVSRILADLPPELAERIRSGATA, translated from the coding sequence ATGATCAACCTAAAAAATGAAGACCGCCAACAATTAATTGCACTGCTCAAAGACATTCCCGAACTGAGTAACGAGCGATCGCGTCGGCAATTCTTGGCAGAGGCGGGCTTGACGCCATTGCTGCCAAGGCTGGATCTTTCGGGTTCTCCGTTTGTTGCGATTAGTGAAATTATCACTAATTTGTTGAATTATGGGCGCTTGAGTTATGACCGTGAGGCGTTGGGTGTGTTCTTGAATGCTCTCAAGATTTTTAATATTGTTGGTGTGCAGCAACAGCAGTTTGTTGATCGACTTTTAACGGACTATGAAATGATGACGCCGATTGCCACGTTACCGCCGATTGATCAGTGGCAAGGTCGAGAAACGCCTACAGATATTTTTGAGAAGATTATTGGGGAAAGTACGCTGCGTCCGATCGCGTTTCTTCAACAGGGAATAAATGTGGCGCGTTCTGTGGCGTATATTGGGGTTCGCAGTCCTCAAGGAAATTGGTCGGGATCGGGGTTTTTAATCGGGGCGGATTTGCTGTTGACGAATCATCATGTTCTCCCCCGTGCTGATTTGTTACCCCATACGATTTTTCGGTTTAATTATGAGGAAAATTTTCAGGGAGAGGCACAACAAACCGATGAATATCGCGCTCAGGTTGATGGGATTTTTCAGACAAACTCGGCTTTAGATTATACTTTGGTGCAATTGGTTGGAGAACCGGGGACTCAATGGGGATGGTTATCCTTGGTGGAGACAACAATTCGGCGGCGGGAACGGGTTAATATTATTCAGCATCCATTAGGTCAACCGAAACAGATTTCCCTTCAAAATAATTTTGTTGAGTATTTAGGGGGAGATGTGGTTCAGTATGTCACGTCTACGTTAAATGGTTCTTCGGGTTCACCCGTGTTTAATGATCGATGGGATGTCGTCGCCCTGCATCATGCGGGGGGAAATATTCTCGAGCCGACTACACAACGCCGTTATTTTCGGAATGAAGGCATACTGGTAAGTAGGATTCTCGCTGATTTGCCTCCGGAACTGGCAGAACGGATTCGTTCAGGGGCAACAGCTTAA
- a CDS encoding response regulator transcription factor, producing the protein MRLLLVEDDERITDALEEDLTDQHYAIDVAHDGEEGLNLADSVTYDLILLDIMLPKIDGIALCRRLRSQGCSTPILMLTAKDTITDKVVGLDAGADDYLVKPFDLEELSARIRALLRRGVSTAPPVLEWGKLRLDPSTCEVFYQDRLLSLSPKEYSLLEFFLRHGRRVFSRAQILEHLWPFERLPEEATVKAHIRSLRQKLEAGGAPSDLIETVYGLGYRLKQ; encoded by the coding sequence ATGAGACTTTTACTCGTGGAAGATGATGAGCGCATTACCGATGCCCTAGAAGAAGATCTCACCGATCAACATTATGCGATCGATGTGGCGCATGATGGAGAGGAGGGGTTAAATCTCGCTGATTCTGTCACCTATGACTTAATTTTGCTCGACATTATGTTACCCAAAATCGACGGGATTGCACTTTGTCGGCGACTACGCTCCCAAGGCTGTAGCACTCCGATTCTGATGCTAACGGCTAAGGATACAATTACGGATAAGGTTGTGGGATTGGATGCCGGAGCTGATGACTATTTGGTTAAACCCTTTGACCTAGAAGAGTTATCAGCTCGTATTCGAGCCTTACTGCGTCGGGGTGTTTCCACCGCCCCCCCGGTATTGGAGTGGGGTAAACTACGGTTAGATCCAAGTACCTGTGAAGTTTTTTATCAAGATCGCCTCTTATCACTTTCACCTAAAGAATATTCGTTGTTAGAATTTTTCTTACGCCATGGTCGTCGTGTGTTTAGCCGCGCTCAAATCTTAGAACACCTGTGGCCCTTTGAGCGACTCCCGGAAGAAGCGACGGTGAAAGCGCATATCCGCAGTTTACGACAGAAACTTGAAGCGGGTGGCGCTCCCAGTGATTTGATTGAAACGGTTTATGGTTTGGGTTATCGTTTAAAACAATGA
- a CDS encoding sensor histidine kinase, with amino-acid sequence MFQGLRWRLLLSYLTVMAAILSLFGTGVYVFVSRNLYYQLDKKLLTLAQAAAASFTPVKMKGPQYLNQVDAVPWRDIFNRDQQSLEWFDAKGQLLASRGALELDSRLRVGSQTQEETQKPRQVRTYTISVFKDGSTPNQPSLEGYIRASQSMEDIQIFQRQMLWGLGMGGVMGLGLVGLGGLWLTQKALEPIEQSFQQLKQFTADASHELRSPLMAIKASVDVMRNHPERIHPKDAKKLAAIASATDQMSHLSEDLLFLARNDSKISTPSREKITISLNKILKNLLELLEPFAQDKEVKIQSQWLATVSVVGDESQLSRLFCNLLENAIQYTPAKGKVDLILAKNNRFAIVSVKDTGIGIEREQLPFVFDRFWRADKARSRREGGTGLGLAIAQAIAQRHGGKITVTSQVGVGSCFQVRLPAV; translated from the coding sequence ATGTTTCAAGGTTTACGCTGGCGTCTATTGTTGTCTTACCTAACTGTAATGGCAGCAATTTTGAGTCTCTTTGGCACGGGAGTTTATGTCTTTGTTAGCCGCAATCTTTATTACCAACTGGATAAAAAACTATTGACTCTGGCTCAAGCCGCTGCCGCCTCGTTTACGCCTGTCAAAATGAAGGGACCTCAATATCTGAATCAAGTTGATGCGGTTCCCTGGCGCGATATTTTTAATCGGGATCAGCAAAGTTTAGAATGGTTTGATGCCAAAGGTCAACTGTTGGCAAGTCGAGGTGCATTAGAGTTGGACTCTCGACTCCGAGTCGGTTCTCAAACTCAAGAGGAAACGCAAAAGCCTAGACAGGTTCGCACGTATACAATTTCGGTGTTTAAAGATGGCTCAACCCCCAATCAGCCCTCTCTAGAAGGGTATATTCGTGCCTCACAATCGATGGAGGATATCCAAATCTTCCAACGCCAAATGCTGTGGGGATTGGGAATGGGTGGTGTTATGGGGTTAGGTTTAGTGGGTTTGGGCGGACTGTGGTTAACACAGAAAGCTTTGGAGCCAATTGAGCAAAGTTTTCAGCAACTTAAACAGTTTACGGCGGATGCGTCTCATGAGTTACGCAGTCCTTTGATGGCGATTAAAGCATCGGTTGATGTGATGCGAAATCATCCGGAACGAATTCATCCTAAAGATGCGAAAAAGTTAGCGGCGATCGCGAGTGCGACGGATCAGATGAGTCACTTATCAGAAGACTTACTTTTTTTAGCGCGAAACGATAGTAAGATATCAACGCCTAGCCGTGAGAAAATCACAATCTCTCTGAATAAGATTTTAAAGAACTTGCTGGAGTTATTAGAACCTTTTGCACAAGACAAAGAGGTGAAAATCCAGTCTCAGTGGCTAGCCACAGTTTCTGTGGTAGGGGATGAATCACAACTGAGTCGTTTATTTTGTAACTTGCTGGAAAATGCGATTCAATACACGCCTGCTAAAGGGAAAGTAGACCTGATTTTAGCGAAAAATAATCGCTTTGCTATTGTTAGTGTTAAGGATACAGGAATTGGCATTGAGCGAGAACAATTACCCTTTGTGTTTGATCGCTTCTGGCGGGCGGACAAAGCCCGTTCTCGCCGAGAAGGGGGGACAGGGTTGGGTTTAGCTATTGCTCAAGCGATCGCGCAGCGTCATGGCGGGAAAATCACAGTTACCAGTCAGGTTGGGGTGGGTAGCTGTTTTCAGGTGCGTTTACCCGCAGTTTAA